In one window of Qipengyuania profundimaris DNA:
- the ruvB gene encoding Holliday junction branch migration DNA helicase RuvB: MTEPVPLHSPDRQPEDPDAALRPKSLAEFVGQKAARENLRVFIEAAKNRGEAMDHVLFFGPPGLGKTTLAQIVSKELGVGFRATSGPVIAKAGDLAALLTNLEPNDVLFIDEIHRLNPVVEEVLYPAMEDRALDIIIGEGPSARSVRIDLPPFTLVGATTRQGLLTTPLRDRFGIPVRLNFYTEDELLKVVTRGAGLLGMGIDDGGAREIARRSRGTPRVAGRLMRRVRDFASVLGEQVVTTMVADDALTRLEVDSLGLDAMDRRYLTMIATTYKGGPVGVETLAAGLSEPRDTVEEVIEPYLIQLGLIARTARGRMLNDGGWQHLGIAPPNRPQGDMFDE, translated from the coding sequence ATGACCGAACCCGTCCCCCTCCATTCCCCCGACCGCCAGCCGGAAGACCCGGATGCGGCGCTGCGGCCCAAGTCGCTCGCGGAGTTCGTCGGGCAGAAGGCCGCGCGCGAGAACCTTCGCGTGTTTATCGAGGCGGCGAAGAACCGCGGCGAGGCGATGGACCATGTGCTGTTTTTCGGCCCGCCCGGCCTCGGCAAGACCACGCTGGCGCAAATCGTTTCGAAGGAACTGGGCGTCGGCTTCCGCGCCACCTCCGGCCCGGTGATCGCCAAGGCGGGCGATCTGGCCGCGCTGCTCACCAATCTCGAGCCCAACGACGTGCTGTTTATCGACGAGATCCACCGCCTCAATCCGGTGGTGGAGGAGGTGCTCTATCCGGCCATGGAGGACCGCGCGCTCGACATCATCATCGGCGAGGGGCCCTCGGCGCGCAGCGTGCGGATCGACCTGCCGCCTTTCACGCTGGTCGGCGCGACCACGCGGCAGGGGCTGCTGACCACGCCGCTGCGCGACCGCTTCGGCATTCCGGTGCGGCTGAATTTCTATACCGAGGACGAGCTGCTCAAGGTCGTCACGCGCGGGGCAGGGCTGCTCGGCATGGGCATCGACGACGGCGGCGCGCGCGAGATTGCCCGCCGTTCGCGTGGCACGCCGCGTGTCGCGGGCCGCCTGATGCGCCGCGTGCGCGATTTCGCCAGCGTGCTGGGCGAACAGGTGGTGACGACCATGGTCGCCGACGATGCGCTGACCCGGCTGGAAGTCGACAGCCTCGGCCTCGATGCGATGGACCGGCGCTACCTCACCATGATCGCGACCACCTACAAGGGCGGCCCGGTCGGGGTAGAGACCCTCGCCGCGGGCCTCAGCGAACCGCGCGACACGGTGGAGGAAGTGATCGAGCCCTATCTCATCCAGCTCGGCCTGATCGCCCGCACCGCGCGCGGGCGCATGCTCAACGATGGCGGCTGGCAGCATCTCGGCATCGCACCGCCCAACAGGCCGCAAGGCGACATGTTCGACGAATAG
- a CDS encoding MYXO-CTERM sorting domain-containing protein, with protein sequence MSVKSALAKLSATAAGGALVAGGAVHVAERPVTDNPQYKAQAVKQVKQVKQAKPVVRTLPRRAARTIPPRPIECVPYDSPLASENPDNICPPVYREAMVPVPVPPLPEAAPVVAGGGGARSIPSGGYGGGYGGGFGGGFFGGFFGGGGGGGSVVVNSTTTTGGELPDIDIDVSTSTSSGGTSTSTSTGGSSSSTSTGEVSTTTGGSSSSTSTSTGEVSTSTGAVSTSTGAVSTSTGEVSTTTTSSSSGDVSSSSSGDVSTSTSTSTSGDVSTSTSTSGNVTTSTSSSSSTSSSSSSSTSSSTSSSSSTSTSSSTSGSTTGSTSGTEVPAPPMMALFGMAAAAVLGRRKFRVKRGPGQV encoded by the coding sequence ATGTCGGTCAAATCAGCTCTTGCCAAATTGTCGGCCACCGCTGCGGGTGGCGCGCTGGTTGCCGGCGGCGCCGTGCATGTGGCGGAGCGTCCGGTCACCGACAATCCGCAATACAAGGCGCAGGCCGTCAAGCAGGTGAAGCAAGTGAAGCAGGCCAAGCCGGTCGTTCGCACCCTGCCGCGCCGCGCCGCGCGCACCATTCCTCCGCGCCCGATCGAATGCGTGCCGTATGATTCGCCGCTGGCTTCGGAAAACCCCGACAACATCTGCCCGCCCGTCTATCGCGAGGCGATGGTGCCCGTGCCTGTCCCGCCGCTCCCTGAAGCGGCACCGGTAGTCGCCGGTGGCGGCGGCGCGCGCTCGATCCCGTCGGGCGGCTATGGCGGCGGATACGGCGGCGGCTTCGGTGGCGGCTTCTTCGGAGGATTCTTCGGCGGCGGTGGCGGCGGCGGCAGCGTCGTCGTGAATTCGACCACGACCACCGGCGGCGAACTGCCCGACATCGATATCGACGTCTCGACCTCGACCTCCAGCGGCGGCACGTCGACCTCCACCTCGACCGGCGGCAGCTCCAGCTCGACCTCGACTGGCGAGGTTTCGACCACCACCGGTGGCAGCTCCAGCTCGACATCGACCTCCACCGGCGAAGTTTCGACTTCGACCGGTGCGGTATCGACCAGCACCGGCGCGGTTTCGACTTCGACCGGCGAAGTCAGCACGACAACGACGAGCAGTTCGTCCGGCGACGTGTCGAGCAGTTCTTCGGGCGATGTGTCGACCAGCACTTCCACCTCGACATCCGGCGATGTGTCTACCAGCACCTCGACCTCGGGCAATGTGACGACCAGCACGAGCTCGTCCAGCTCGACCAGCAGTTCGTCGTCGAGTTCGACCAGCTCGAGCACGTCGAGCTCGTCCAGCACCAGCACCAGCAGTTCGACTTCGGGCTCCACTACCGGTAGCACGAGCGGCACCGAAGTCCCTGCGCCGCCGATGATGGCGCTGTTCGGGATGGCGGCTGCAGCCGTGCTGGGTCGGCGCAAGTTCCGGGTGAAGCGCGGGCCGGGTCAGGTTTAG